From the genome of Parasteatoda tepidariorum isolate YZ-2023 chromosome X1, CAS_Ptep_4.0, whole genome shotgun sequence, one region includes:
- the LOC139427039 gene encoding uncharacterized protein, whose product MSVSLTSSESDNETAPKKRRRNEEKFRRNVIRTSKVRGVEHINWKGHLIPSRSTGAACKCKLQCFTNFSDDEKSEFVANLNQFQSKDEQDIFLQQLIEKHAIKHRRPRSEQPRETAASFKYFLLYRGERKNVCKKAFISLYGITEGRVRRLTDLLIKGKSPHDKRGKNPKKNTISAEVCSKIHEHISSFPTKTTHYGTKDISYLDARLDVKKMHSLFKEKYPDLDVKYEFYLNYFHDNFSLRFGRPQVDTCIKCEECDVKIKSSSLGDAAKRAARAELTVHKRRAKKFYNKLQKVTKLCAEHEDTVALSFDFMQNLPLPAIPVQDIFYLRQLWVNCFGIKNLKTGKSEIFLYHEGVAHKGANDICSMLLKYIDTNIPSSVKKLYLFSDGTCGQNRNHTMIRFCLALTDTGRFEQIFHYFPVRGHSYLPNDRDFGTMKRMIRKHDRIYTPDEYEELCAQSSNNFHITKLLTSDIKDFDGWWKEYYTKNPLARESRGRSVPKEAKFKFAPTRYKEFRYNSEEKGVITAYIFIEGLQKHSYQLLRPAFRNVDIDFPSSIAAYPSGKVPINIKKMKDIQKMIVHIPENFKVFYDELFTWPTTEHDNDTIVENDLF is encoded by the coding sequence ATGTCAGTGAGTCTCACAAGCAGTGAGAGTGATAATGAAACAGCTCCCAAGAAGAGGAGGAGGAATGAAGAGAAGTTTCGAAGAAACGTGATTAGAACATCTAAAGTTCGTGGGGTTGAACACATCAACTGGAAAGGGCATCTCATCCCATCTCGATCAACAGGTGCTGCTTGTAAGTGTAAATTACAATGCTTTACTAACTTTAGCGATGatgaaaaatctgaatttgttGCTAATTTGAATCAGTTCCAATCAAAAGATGAGCAAGATATTTTCTTACAACAACTGATCGAAAAACACGCCATTAAGCACCGTAGGCCTCGTTCTGAACAGCCTAGAGAAACAGCAgctagtttcaaatatttcttactaTACAGAGGAGAAAGGAAAAACGTATGTAAAAAAGCGTTTATTTCATTGTACGGCATTACTGAGGGCAGAGTTCGAAGGCTTACTGATCTCCTGATTAAGGGGAAATCACCTCATGATAAACGCGGTAAAAATCCCAAGAAGAACACAATTTCTGCCGAAGTTTGTTCTAAAATACATGAACATATTTCATCATTCCCAACAAAGACTACACACTATGGCACCAAAGATATCAGTTATCTTGATGCCCGccttgatgtaaaaaaaatgcattccttgtttaaagaaaagtacCCTGATTTGGATGTAAAATATgagttttatcttaattattttcatgacaACTTTTCGTTAAGGTTTGGACGTCCGCAGGTAGATACCTGCATAAAATGTGAAGAATGTGATGTAAAAATCAAGAGCTCCTCTCTTGGTGATGCAGCTAAAAGGGCTGCTCGTGCAGAGCTTACTGTTCACAAAAGGAGAGCcaagaaattttacaataaacttcAAAAGGTCACAAAGTTGTGTGCGGAACATGAAGACACCGTTGCACTTTCATTTGATTTCATGCAAAATCTCCCCCTTCCAGCGATCCCAGTTcaggatattttttacttgaGGCAACTTTGGGTGAActgttttggaataaaaaatctaaaaactgggAAATCTGAAATATTCCTGTACCACGAAGGCGTAGCCCATAAAGGAGCAAATGATATATGCAGCATGCTACTGAAATACATTGACACTAATATTCCATCAAGTGTAAAAAAACTGTACCTTTTTTCTGATGGTACCTGCGGACAGAATCGAAATCACACCATGATAAGATTCTGCCTTGCTCTTACAGATACAGGACGTTTTGAACAAATTTTCCATTACTTTCCGGTTCGAGGGCATTCATATCTTCCAAACGATCGAGATTTTGGTACTATGAAGAGGATGATACGTAAACATGATCGGATATACACACCTGATGAATATGAAGAATTGTGTGCTCAGTCCAGTAACAACTTTCACATCACCAAGCTACTCACCAGTGACATAAAAGATTTTGATGGTTGGTGGAAGGAATATTACACAAAAAACCCACTAGCCAGAGAAAGCCGAGGGAGGAGTGTGCCAAAAGAAGCAAAATTCAAGTTTGCTCCCACCCGATATAAAGAGTTCCGCTATAACTCTGAAGAAAAGGGGGTAATCACAGCATACATTTTCATTGAAGGATTACAAAAGCACAGCTATCAGCTGCTGAGACCTGCTTTCCGTAACGTCGATATTGATTTTCCTTCAAGTATTGCAGCCTACCCATCAGGGAAAGTTCCAATCaacataaagaaaatgaaagacatCCAGAAAATGATTGTTCATATTCCTGAAAACTTCAAAGTTTTTTATGATGAACTATTTACCTGGCCAACCACTGAACATGACAATGATACTATCGTCGAGAATGATCTATTTTAA